A stretch of DNA from Equus asinus isolate D_3611 breed Donkey chromosome 20, EquAss-T2T_v2, whole genome shotgun sequence:
tttattaattattttaaagtgttttatttataaaatacaaaatttaaaaattattttaaaagtttgtacttcatctttatcttattctttacAAATTTCTATTTCTGGTTAAGGTACTTAATGTATACATTAGTACAGCAATACATGTgtatggcatatatatacaatatgtgCTCATAGTTTTTATTAATAGCAGTACAATAAAGAAATCTTGAAGTCCATTAGTCTAGAATAATGGATATGAATTTAAATGGATTATTACAGTAAAAGGAATAAATTGTATGTAAAGCTAGAAATAGAATTAAGTGAAAGCACAGAAGCTAGAGTGTCTTTGTGAGAATCAAGAGGTAATGGCTGAGCTTGGTCTTAAAGGAGTAGTTGGTTCCCAAGTGGAAGGAACTCTCCGAGTCAGAAAGAACATTACGTTCAAAGGTGTAAAGTAACAATGATGGATAGTTAAGTTTCTTGCTGAGAGGTGGAAAATTCAGTTCATCTGGGGCATAGACTATAAGTATGTGTGTAAACACAAATGTCTTGGGAAGTACATgcgagtgtgtgcatgtgtggtttTGTGATAAGAGTTCAGGTAAGAGAAAAAACGAAAATATTTTTAGCTCTGAAATTACGTACTGGAGAACATAAGTTTGAATAGTGAATCTAAGTCATGTTactatagttatatatatatatttctatatacaactatacatatatatttatgcatctACTATAACTACatataaaactttatatataactatctatatctatataacaACAAAGACACAAAAGCTTTCAACTTTCAAGAAAGTTGGCTAGTAATTGAACACCTGACCTTTTAGAGTTCtacctaatatttattgagcatttatgaTTGCCCAGGCATTGTTCCAAGGGCTATAGCTActattatcattactattttcacagataaagaaattcaGGCACAGTAgaggataagtaacttgcccaaggtcacagagccagtaaaGGGCAAAGCTGGGATTTAGCTCCAAGCAGTTAGTCTCTAAAATCTAAAATTCTAGCTCTTACTCTCTGTGCTATTAACTTTCATTCTGATTTGACTGTGTCTCACAGAAAGAAATAGATTTGGCAGTGTTACCCACGATGCATATTTATGCACAATTTTGTGAAACTTATTTACCCTGATGATATATGATGCCCTCTGGTAGTGTCTATTCTAGAACATTTTGattcaaaattatatttcattaaaaaagttCTGGTCACCACTCATTAAGTTAATTTCATAATCCTCTAATAAGTCATGACCTAtagtttaaaaagcatttttgttCCCATGCATATGGGTAAGCTAAATGCTAAATATGCtaagtaggtctgtgcccaggatccaaacagcaaaaccaggctgctgaagcagagtgcacagaactttagccacttggccacagggccggctcctctctctttccatttttgaagagctttaaaaatacCTTAAGTGAAAATTTCCTTGGCCACATGACTGCTACATCAACAGTTTTTCCtgtggccggccctgtggctgagtggttaaggtcacgcgctctgcttcagtggcccagggtttcactggttcagatcctgggtgtggacatggcaccactcatcaggctatgttgaggtggcgtcccacatgccacaactagaaggacccacaactaaaatatacaactatgcgctggggggatttggggagaaaaagcaataaaaaaaaaaaaagattggtaacagttgttagttcaggcgccaatctttaaaaaaaaaagagtttttccCTTCCTTCAGCCTGTTCATAAATCTTCTGGAAGTAGGACCTACCAACATTTTTGTACTTTCTTGATCTGTAgcacaattattttctttgtgctttgtTGTTCTTTGTGTAAACATTCAGTTTTGTGGATTGTAGACTATCGATCCCAGGAACAGATACACTATATGCTTAAAACTGTTTATGTAGTGTTCTATTCACATACATGCACTTAAATACTATCTCCTAATCAATATAATAGCTGAGAACCTTGGTATTTTTGTAAAAACAATACAGTTTGTACTGGCATATCTGGCCAACTTTATAGTCTCATATAAAAATTCTAGATATGATAGTTTTACTACCAAAACTCAAAATAAAGCTACGAATCTTTAATAaagtattgtatatttttaaatttgtagtatTCTTAATTATAAACGTAAGAGAAAATTCTGGAGACATTTACAGAATTACAGCCTTTAGAAGAGATCTTAGAAGTTCAACCTTTTACTCAAAGCTCTAAATTACTCACCTCTGCTTGAATGGTATATGATGGGGAGCCATTACCCCATAGGGCACCCTCCTCCATTGTTGGTGGTTTTAGCCCAAACCGTTCCTTGTGCTGAGCTGAAAACATCCTTGCAACTGTTACCCCTTCATTTagttctgttttctccttctttcataCGATAAACctttaaatatatgtacacaGCTAGGCTTGTGCTCCTTTAATTGGTTTTCAGATCCAACCCCTCCTTCTGAAGTCCTGAGTCACCCCTGCTTGTTTAAATAGCCCTTAGAACATAGCCTAAAATATTGTAGAATACAGCAGTACTTTCAAAGATCTGGTTATTATTGCATAAAATTATATTAAGCTTTTAACAGCTATAGCAAactttttgtgcgtgtgtgtgtagttttgtgcagattttttccctcttttttaaaagaatggttGTCAAGGCAAATATCTCTCTTCTTGGaactgtaaaatttaaaaaaatcctaactaAATACATACAAGCAAGCTGCAAAGGAAAAGACCACattaaaatgaacttttattcATCAAGAAGAGTGAAACCAAAAATCACAAAGTGGCAGAAAGTAACTGCAACACATACAACTATATAtcccagaatatacaaagaacttaaatcaataagaaaaaaaatcaacagtggacatttcacagaggaggaaatgcacataaaaacataaatatatgaaaagtccTCAATTCATTAGTAACCAGGGCAATGCAAATTGTTATAATTAAACACCATTTCTCACCCATAAAATTGAAAACACTAAAAAGTGTATCAGTTTTGGTGAGCATGTAGTAAGGGGAAGTTCCATATATTGCtcttgaaaataatttggcattaCCTAGTAAAGTTGAAAATACACATATCCTACGATGCAGCAACATGTGTATCAGTAGACATACAAAACTATTCTTAGAAGCATTGTTCATAAAAGCAagaaactggaagcaacccaaatgtccaatgATAGAATGAAAAATTTTTGTACATTCATGTAATGGAATGTAATATAGCAATGAATACAAATGAAGTGAAGTACAGCTAAACTAATCAATAATAATGAATCCAAAGAACTAAATTGATTGAAAAAAGCAAATCATAGAAGAATAGGGACaaaaggattccatttatatgttaCAAAACTAGGCAAAACTAAATATTGTTTGAGACACATTTACATGcggtaaaattatttaaaaaacatgaataatTAACACAATTCTATATGGTGGTCACTTCTGTAATAGAAGGGGAGGAGCATATGAGATTTCAATGATACTAgtgattttcatttctaaaactggGCAGTGGGTACAGGGTTCTTTTTTAATTACTAGTCTTTAACTTGTTCTTATATATTACatacattcttttgtatgtgagatatatttcacatttaaagaactttaaaaagtagATTGAATGCAAGTACATGACTTTACAGTTATCTCTGCTAAATTGAACTTCATTAGTTTTGGTTTATCATTTCAGTTAGTAAAGATGATTTTGAATCTTGATTCCATCCTCCATTTTATTAATGACTTCCTTTGCCACTCCGTGCATTCCATAAACTGTATAGatcaatgtaatatttttttcatgtatatcAATGAAAAACCTGTGACTATTCAGAGTtctaaaaattaaactaaattagttaatattttccagatttattgagatactATTGACAATATAACATaggtaagtttaaggtgtacaatgtgatgattagatacacatatatattgcaaaatgattaccacaataaggttagttaacacctccatcccctcacatagagagttttctttttttaaacaaggttAATAGCTAAGTAGCTAAGAGCACAGACACTAGAGACAGAATGCCTGCATTGTAATCCTGGCTATGTCATTTATACTAGCTATATGACTTACACAAGTTATTAACTCtgtctgtctcagtttcctcatttataaaatgagagtaaCACTatttacctcacagagttgttgggagaattagatttttttccacatgtaaagtgcttagcgtagtgattggcacatagtaaatactatCTAATTTTTAACAATTTGCTTCAGTGTCTCTGATTAAAGTTCTGATCTCATGAAAACTAGGTTTGTTCTAAGGTAAGAACACTGGAGCTGCAAAACAAAATCCTGGCTCTTCTTTGAAccagctgtgtcatcttgggctATATAGTTTCACTATTATGTGTGTGAATTTTCTCAACCATAAAATATGAGAGTTAAACTCAATTGTATCTTTGGTCCTTTCTAGTAATCAAATTTTTGATTCCTTGAAGGTATTCTTAATccttcctggaaaagaaaaaaaatgcattctttctGAAATCAGATTTCAAAGTATTTAATAAGCCAACctcatttggctttttaaaaaactgaagtatAACCACCTATAGAAACATGCACAAGTTATAAGTATACAGATTATATACTCACACCCAGATTGCACAGCCACCTgagtcaagaaacagaacatttctatcactgaAAAAATCTTCCCTCATTACCCGTTTCCACAGACCCCCCAGCATAGTTTTATCTGTTCTTGAACCTGATAGAAATGGAGTATGCatttttatgactggcttctttcacacgaTATTATggtgtgagattcatccatgttactcTTTCTTACTAGTGGCTCATTCATTTCAttacagtatttcattgaatgaatcaTGGAATTTCACTCTATTTACATATTGCagtgttgaaggacatttgagaTAATCCCAGGTTCTGGTTATCAAGCTGCTAAGAAAGCTCCTGTACATGTCTTTTGGGTTACATATGAATGAATTTCTGacacatgtacacatacacacataatctcctggactggaattgctgggtccttgAATATGCATATGTTCAACTTTAGTAGATATGTGTTTCCAGGGGTTACACATCTTTACCAACACTTACTTAGTattgtatcttttaaattttagccattcataTATGTGGAGTTGCATCTACTTGTTTTAATGTGAATTTTCCTGAGGATTGAGGCtctcatatgtttattgaccatttggcTATCCTTTGTAAAAAGCCTATTCAAATGTTTTGCCTTTAAAACAATTGGTGATGGTCTTTTTGATGTGTCACCTAATCTACAGTCCTTCGTTATTCAATAAAACACTATGTAGGTGTTACTGtaaaggtattttgtagatattaTTGAAGTCCATAATCAGTTTGCTTTAAGTAAGGGAGGATACCCTAGACTTGGAGCCATAGATATTTGGATTAAAATATCAGTTTTGCTATTTACTAGCTCTTGACTTTGggcaattttatttccttctttgcaaaatgaggttttaaaaaatacttacttTTCAGGcttgttgtgaggtttaaatgagacaataagggtaaagcacttagcactgtAACCTGCATAGATTAGGAACCCCAAAAAGGTAaccatcataatttatttatcattatttacttTAGAACATCAAATCTGTATGATGCTTTCATTTTTTGGAAGTAGTATGAAAACTTAAGTTACACTGCAAAATGGCTGAATAAAAGGAGAATGAAACCTTtagtgaaagaaataattttttaaactcaaGGTTTTTGTAGATAAGTCTTGAAGATTTTTAGATTAGAGTCTTTGCATTTAGCTTCCCATCTGCTAATATGGCTTGTGTCCATTCAATTCAAGAAAAGTTTTGGTGCCTATTAAGTGCCAGGTACTGTTAGGATTTGGGATACAGTGATGAATTACAAAAAAGGTCTCTTGTCCTTAAAATCTCATGGTCTAATTGAAGAAGACtttgaatattaaattttaaactaaTCCTCTTTTTATACCTTCTTAAGGTTTATTCAtacctttgggaaaagaaaagagttgcttttatgattttttcccaAGTCCTATCTATTTCTCAATAGGCAATTAATTCCTACTAGTAGGAAAATTTATTTCTAGTCTTCTTGTCAATTCCCTCAGAGGAAAGTAGCTTTACAGGACTCAACCAGCAACTACGGGCAATGGCATTCTATAgagaattaattttcaaaaatctttataGGAATGCTATAATTTTTTCTCCATGTGAAAACCAACATACATAACAGATAAAAGTAGAACTGCCAGTCTTttggaaagaggaggggagggttaGGCACACTTATTGTTAGCTTATAACAATTCAGTTTAACaaacagtttaaagaaaaataaaagaaagtactATAACCACATTTATTCACCTATTTAGAataatttaaacaatatttttctctgtgcttactTTGATAAAATTTTGACTATAATATTGGGGTAATGACAGAATGATGTGGGATAAGAATCAGACCCTATTCTTTGTTCTCCCTCTTTTAAACGAACAAGAAAAGTCATGGAAAAAATGGAAGCTggcaaaagtttctaattttagttGAGTAAAGTTTGGGTTGTTCTCTTAAAACCTTCAGCTACTAGAGAGACAAGGGTACAATATTAAGGGAAATAAGTTATTTCTATAAGGctgttattatttaatattaatatctaTAAGGTACACATTGCCATACCTCAGTAAGAAAAATTTCACatgaatttaaaaagttacatattttgtctataaaaatatataaatttattcttaCCAGCAGCCTTTTCATTTTGACCCAGAATATTACACTGTCTTTTCCACAAGGGAACAGATTCTTCTTTAGTAGTTCTAAGAGTCACAGAATGATGACTTTCTTCATAAACAGGACATCTTTGGGTATAATGTAACGTCCCATCTTGCTGAGCAACCATGTGAGTGCCATTTGAATGATTTACTTTTGCTAAAGTTTGGCACTCAGAAGAACAATAAGGTAGAGATGGCATCACAGTGTCTAAGTCAGAACAAACACGTGAGAGTGGAAGACTACTTTCTTGATTCCACTGATTCACTTTGTCTTCTGTTGGAAGCACAGGCTTTGAATTTAAATAGTTATGTGTAATAATGTTTTGAGAATTTTCAGACCTTACTGATTGACATTGAGatgcttgtatatttttatgaCTCCTAATATTTGATGGAGATTTAGGAGGGGGATGAGGTACAATTAATCTACCCTGAGCTTGTAAAAATGTGTTGGCTTTGCTTGCAGACTGTGGTCGAATAACAGTGCCTTTTCTGTTCGTGTATATAAAGCCTGATTGGACTTTAGCAGATCTTGTTCTTCTAACTACTTTTGCTCCACCTCTTTGTGGATTAGCTTTCTGAGTTTTAGAATCACCACTATATACAGGGGATTtactttcctcttgttttgaGGCTGGCCAGGCTTGTTCAGCAATGTTATAATCTGAAGGTATAAAACAGTTCAAAGGCACATAGTCTCTTCCAGGTCCTCCTAAAGCAGCGACATTTTCAGAGCTAGAATCATCTTTGGGCTTTTTTCTATCAGCAGAATTTACAGCACAGGCAGGAACACTAATTATGTTGTTGGCAGCACCGCTTTCATTTTGAGTGTGGAATGGTTGAGACCACTGTTGAGATATTCCTGTTCTATTCTTCAGTGAATGATTatcttcagcatttttttctgcatctccAGTTTCATCAAACCATCTCAGTTTTTTAATAGTCTTTGGAATTTCTgcaccttttcctttttcttttgttaattcaATACTATCTCTGATAGCTGCTGCTTTTTGACTTCCTAACTCAAAGCCTTGGTTTATAACTAGTGTCTTAAAACAATCATGTTCGTacttagattctttttttaaaatacttttaagaaaCTTCACCCCATTTCTCTCATGAatgtcatatttcttttttttgtgttgggCAACTAAGTCACAATTAGATATCATATTAGACAATGACGTTGGTGTTTCAGCTATTTcctgttttttatcttttgaatcaGAGTTGTGAGGTATATAGGCAGCTTGAAGGTCATTTGAAAATAAAGGCAACTCTTCCttattacaattaaaatattttatcttttcatctttaaCATCTTTCAATTCCCCTAACTTATCAGAACACTGCACTGGGTCGATTTCTTTTATCTGTATACTGCTGTTTGGTAAAGGCCTAGCTGATTGTCTATTAGATGGCAAAACTAAAGGCGTTGCCACAGGTACAAATGAAGTAGGAATTGAAgtagttcttttttcttgagttatttcagaatatttctttTCGTCTGAAAATGTAGCCATTTCCTGGGTTAGAGAATGTGGAGTGGTCCAGGCTTTGCTGAATTTAAACGTTGGGCTGTCAGTAACTAATGGTCTTTCCCTTTTGAATGCTTCAGAAGAGGAGTCAGTTGTCCTCAGAGTACTAGTTTCAGaggtcttttcactttttttatcttgaacaaATGTAGGTGGACTATATACAAAAGCTACCGAATTATTAGCAGTATCTGTGGCTCTTTCCACAGCTCTACTCAGAGCAGATGCAGTTTGTTCTTTACTATTAAAACATTCACAGGAAGGTAGAGCATTAGGTTTACTAAAAATATCTGAGCAAGATGTGACAATCTGAGTATTTGGATCATCTAAATTTGTAAGCCAATTATTTATATGTTGAGTTTTAGAGAATGACAGTTTATCTTCATCAAAGCAGCTTAGATCAGTTGATTGCAGATTTGCTGATTTGAGGAAACTAGAATTCTGCTGAACTGATGTGGAAGGCTCCTTATTAagtgttaaatatatttcttcatgtTCCCCAGCCTCAAGACTGTCTACGCTTGAGAGGGTTTCAGAATTTGTTATCTGATTAACTTCATcacaaaaattctgaaagaaaaaaaagaacattgttttataacagaaatttttaaatgccaaAATTAACGATTCAACACACCATTGTTACTGAGTCCAATTCTCCTTGGTGtataaaatagagtaaaatgACTATAAACGCTGTAGGTATATAAATAATCTATATCTCTGGAGCAGTCCTCAGGGTGAAAAAGAGGGAACTAACAAAGACTTAACAATAAAGTTTGTCTGCCTTAATTTTTACACCTAAAGTAACTACCCAGTTATTCTAGCCACAGGTAtatcttagaaaataattttgctatTGCTATTCCACTCACAGTATGGAGTTTCTTGAAGGTTTCATAACAGAATGTGAAATTACGAAAAACAGTTATTTACAGATGGTATTTTTTCCTGAAACCTCCACTGGATGTGAATGAGGCTCCTAAAAGCTCTATGACTAAAAGCTCTGTGACAGGTGGTAGGGCTACATCGTTTTATAAAAGTTAATCTTATGGTCTATATAGTAGAGTTCTCAGTGCTGGCTGCATATTGGAATCATGTAAGGAGCTTTGTAAAAATATCTATGCCTGGATCCTGCTGATTTAATACTTGGATGGGGTCCACGTACTGGATTATTATCTTTAAAttccccaggtaattctaatatgtatttaaagttgagaaaaattgattttaatgaCTCCTTTTTGGAGATTCAGCACAGGAATAATTCCCATGAATTCCAGAGACATTCCTATAACTATTTCAATGAAAGTTCATGGCACTTATcagtatttaataaaatttcacGATCACTTCAAAGtatggtaaatatttaaaaatatttctaatttctcaCACACATCTAGAATACATTAATCTGTATCacaaatgtagaaataaattCAAGACTTTAAATTGAAAATCTAGTCAAAAAGTTAAATGgactcaaggaaagaaaattagtgTTCCtcaagatttttcaaaaattttagaaaacttaaaTATTCTGgtattaaacaaacatttattatttttctagcccagaaaataaaataagaaatcaatcAAGGAAATCAGttacagaataaaaatatttgtttgtacAGTTAATGGTTATTGATATATTATTGTGAAATAAGTTTTGAAAACGATTCAAGAGAATTTGATATTACTAGCGTTTACCCCCTGCTTATCACATCCTTCGGTACTGTGATGTCTTTTTTAAAGTGATGGTCACTTAACCTAATtaagagaacaaaacaaagcccAGCTCCTTTAACGTCTATTTTTGGAACTGAGTTATTTTAATTGATAATGATAAGGAAACCAGGCCTGAAGAGCTTCCTTTGAGATTGCATCTAGTGAGATGTAGAAATCTGGGTTAAAAGGTCCTTGTAGACATAAGTGTGATGTCCATGGCTCTAAGATTTCTCTTTGCGTAGGTCTGTCATGGCCTCATCTTCCAAAGCACTTCAGAAGAAGTTCAGCACCTTCTGATTTCACTAAACtatacttttttctccccagaattTTCCTCACCACTAAAAGATGAAACATTATGATCAACTTCAAGTTTTTCTTGTAAGTTACTGATATGAACTGCACTGGACTTAACATGctttgtgttttagttttcaaatcaactttattgaggtatacttaTCTACAACAAAATGCactaattttaaatgtatagtctgatgggttttgacaaattatTCGCCCATCACCACCATACCAAACAATATATAGAACCTTTCCATCTGCTGAAAGTTCTCTCATGCTTCTTTGTAGTCAATATCTACGCATCACTAACCACCACTAATCTGGTTTCCATCACTATATATCTGAGTTTTCATCTGATATCATTTTCCTTTGGCCTGAAAAACTTTCTGAAGCATTTCTTATAGTGCAGACGCTGGTGTGCTGCAGTGGTGTTCAGCTGTTTGTTTGAAAATGCCTATTTTGCCTTCATCTTAGAAGGGTATTTAgttggatacagaattctaggttggtagtGTTTTTATTCCccagaactttaaaaatgttatttcactgtcttctggcttgaAGTTAGTGTGGTCCATTCTTATCTTTGTCTACCTGCatgtaatgtatctttttttccctctggcttaaTTCAATTTTGAAATGCCTTTggtcagggtgtgtgtgtgcatgtgaacaTGCGAGCACACTTGTCCTTCTtgaagtttgttgagcttcttgaatcagtttatttatagtttcatcagatttaaaacattttcagccactgtttctttaaacattccctttttcctttgtgGGACTTTAATTAAATGTATGTTAAGTTGCTTGATATTGTCTCACAGGTTACTAACATTCTGTCAAttcttttccagtctttttcttcCAGCCCTTCAATTTGGATGATTTCTACTGTTATGTCTTCAAGTCCACTGATCTTTTTGTCTGTAATGCCTGCACTGTTAAGCCCAttcagtgaaattttcatttcagatatgtTTTTCAGATCTAGAAGGtctatttagtttttttaaaaataacttttttcattatgttcatttttactttaattccttgaaaatatttataaaaacagttttaaaatccttgtctATGAATTCTATCATCTCTGTAATTTCTGTGTCTGATTATAATGACTAATTTTTCTCCTGgctatgggtcacattttcctgctttttatacATGTCAAGTTTTGATTGAATGCTGGACACTGTAAGCATTATATTGTATGTTTagatttcagtcttctttaaGAGAGTGTTCAGGGTTTTCTTGACAGGTAGTTGGGTTACCTGGGGATTTTTTTTGAGGCTTGTCCAGAGAACGTGACCAGGTAAAAAGCCTTTGTGATCATAGggcttacttcatttatttccctttatttcaAGATCATACCTGCAGTCTCTGTTGTCTAATGTCTAAAAACAGTTGTTTCATATATCTTATTCATAAGTATAGTTGTTTATGGCAGGAAAGCACTTCATCATAGCCAGAAGAATTCTCCTGCTTTGCTTTTTTAGCCTTGCCACTATTGCTCAGTTGTTGGCTAAATCAGGCCAAAGTTAAGAATTTAACCCTGATATTGGCCTATTAAGAATCTCATAAATATGTGTAATtactcatgaaaaataaaatacatgaacaGTTCAGGAAAATCAGCTGAAATCTATACTTGTTTGtgggaaaatatcaaaataaattcccTGCTAGAGACAGAATAGAAACACCATTTCTAGCTAATTGTGCCATATTTTCATTAAGGATCTAATGTCCACATGGATTACAATTTTCAGGTTGCTTTGTATAATCCAGTCTCTAACAATGATACTTATATTACATTGCACTTTCAAATAGCTTTCATGTTTGTCAGGAAATAACAGTCATAAAGCATATTTTTCTAAGCACGaatgatggaaaaaaatagaggaagcagagagaaaaatgagtaaaagggaaaaactaaaaaattatttctcttgtATCTGTGATGAATTTTTACTGATTCATCCACATCCTAACCTTGGCTAATGGCATACATGTCTTTAGTGGAGAACACAGCAAAAATGGGACAGAATTATtaccagatattaaaatattaataaaatatttatagtttcATACTTGCAAACTGCTTAGATGCTGATCTTCTAGGAGTTTCTGAGTTTCCTCCAGTTTAAGCTGGAACACATCTTTGTTAGCAGTCAAGTTTGCCCTgctgttttccttcatttctttatcaCAATTGATTTTGGATAAGAGATGTTTCTGATGCTTCTGATCATTTTTTGACAATGATGAAAGCAAGGCATTATTTATAGCTCTGTGAACCatacataaaaaatgtttagtacatttaaataaacttctttatatatatattacattcaggtaatatgtgtgtgtatatgt
This window harbors:
- the CEP126 gene encoding centrosomal protein of 126 kDa isoform X2, which produces MLAGRPGVQSAVAGLGTESSDTRDRAPLSPRLSGGRHRPGAYLDMKIHLEKNLEEERQILLQQQKICRNRARRYFVESNRRKKAFEEKRKEQEEREHQIREQILQQRKQKFEEVTEKFQRAHIPLSQRRKAVFQKPVPPLEEALKQIQESNLKSEVILPSSHRSTINWRAINNALLSSLSKNDQKHQKHLLSKINCDKEMKENSRANLTANKDVFQLKLEETQKLLEDQHLSSLQNFCDEVNQITNSETLSSVDSLEAGEHEEIYLTLNKEPSTSVQQNSSFLKSANLQSTDLSCFDEDKLSFSKTQHINNWLTNLDDPNTQIVTSCSDIFSKPNALPSCECFNSKEQTASALSRAVERATDTANNSVAFVYSPPTFVQDKKSEKTSETSTLRTTDSSSEAFKRERPLVTDSPTFKFSKAWTTPHSLTQEMATFSDEKKYSEITQEKRTTSIPTSFVPVATPLVLPSNRQSARPLPNSSIQIKEIDPVQCSDKLGELKDVKDEKIKYFNCNKEELPLFSNDLQAAYIPHNSDSKDKKQEIAETPTSLSNMISNCDLVAQHKKKKYDIHERNGVKFLKSILKKESKYEHDCFKTLVINQGFELGSQKAAAIRDSIELTKEKGKGAEIPKTIKKLRWFDETGDAEKNAEDNHSLKNRTGISQQWSQPFHTQNESGAANNIISVPACAVNSADRKKPKDDSSSENVAALGGPGRDYVPLNCFIPSDYNIAEQAWPASKQEESKSPVYSGDSKTQKANPQRGGAKVVRRTRSAKVQSGFIYTNRKGTVIRPQSASKANTFLQAQGRLIVPHPPPKSPSNIRSHKNIQASQCQSVRSENSQNIITHNYLNSKPVLPTEDKVNQWNQESSLPLSRVCSDLDTVMPSLPYCSSECQTLAKVNHSNGTHMVAQQDGTLHYTQRCPVYEESHHSVTLRTTKEESVPLWKRQCNILGQNEKAAGRIKNTFKESKI
- the CEP126 gene encoding centrosomal protein of 126 kDa isoform X3; the encoded protein is MKENSRANLTANKDVFQLKLEETQKLLEDQHLSSLQNFCDEVNQITNSETLSSVDSLEAGEHEEIYLTLNKEPSTSVQQNSSFLKSANLQSTDLSCFDEDKLSFSKTQHINNWLTNLDDPNTQIVTSCSDIFSKPNALPSCECFNSKEQTASALSRAVERATDTANNSVAFVYSPPTFVQDKKSEKTSETSTLRTTDSSSEAFKRERPLVTDSPTFKFSKAWTTPHSLTQEMATFSDEKKYSEITQEKRTTSIPTSFVPVATPLVLPSNRQSARPLPNSSIQIKEIDPVQCSDKLGELKDVKDEKIKYFNCNKEELPLFSNDLQAAYIPHNSDSKDKKQEIAETPTSLSNMISNCDLVAQHKKKKYDIHERNGVKFLKSILKKESKYEHDCFKTLVINQGFELGSQKAAAIRDSIELTKEKGKGAEIPKTIKKLRWFDETGDAEKNAEDNHSLKNRTGISQQWSQPFHTQNESGAANNIISVPACAVNSADRKKPKDDSSSENVAALGGPGRDYVPLNCFIPSDYNIAEQAWPASKQEESKSPVYSGDSKTQKANPQRGGAKVVRRTRSAKVQSGFIYTNRKGTVIRPQSASKANTFLQAQGRLIVPHPPPKSPSNIRSHKNIQASQCQSVRSENSQNIITHNYLNSKPVLPTEDKVNQWNQESSLPLSRVCSDLDTVMPSLPYCSSECQTLAKVNHSNGTHMVAQQDGTLHYTQRCPVYEESHHSVTLRTTKEESVPLWKRQCNILGQNEKAADSSVIRRKRTVENKQRNLLEQKRENSGSVGQKYSEQMNNFGQSIQLSSSEPKKTTRGTSNIEEVSDSTSEFLMAENLVKASVPEDEILTVMNSKQLQKPNLALNKTQRFNICALSAEEQKILQSLNRLNERLHLLCTRNYLQKSTHQKYLTNNITSEQPAKGQSLS